Sequence from the Exiguobacterium aurantiacum genome:
AGTTCTTTCAATAAATCTTGCTCGAACTCACTCAGCATGCTGTTCCTCGAACAATGCGTTAGCATCGAGCAGCGAGAACAATTTATCTTCGCCTTTGGCAATCGCCGTCAAGTGAGCCGACAACATGTCCCGACTCGACTCCGGGATCGGCTCGATGCGAACGTCCTCACTTTCCACGACCTCGTTGGCCCGGTCGACGATAAATCCGGCATCGCCTTGATTGAGCGAAGCGATCAAAATCCGTGTCTCTTCGGTCGGTTCGACCGCATCATAACCGAGACGGAGCCGAAGGTCGATGACCGGTGTGACGACACCGCGCAGATTGATGACGCCTTTGACGTGAGCTGGCGCGTTCGGGACGCGTGTGACCGGTTGTACTCGTTCAATCGAGCGGACCGACTGGACGTCGATCCCGTATGTGTTCGATCCCAATGAAAAGACTACCCATTTTTGTTCCATTCTTCTTCCTCCTTAGAACAGATCGTTGCTGTCGACAATCAAGGCGACACGCCCGTCTCCGAGTATCGTCGCACCAGAGATGGCCGGGATGCCCTCGAGGTATGTTCCGAGTGGCTTCATGACGATCTCTTGTTGGCCAATCAAATCGTTGACGACCACACCGACGAGTTTATTTCCTTTGCGGACGACGACGACCGGGAATTGCGTCTTCGTTTCCGTTTCGATCGCGAACATTTCTTTCAAGTAAACGAGCGGGACGAGCTGACCTCTGAAGTCGAAGACACGTTCACGATGGGCCGTCAAAATATCGGCCTCGTCGAGGAGCGTCGTCTCGAGAATCGATGACAACGGGACAGCGTACGTTTCCTCACCGACTTGAACGAGCATCGCTGAGATGATCGACAGCGTGAGCGGTAAGCTGACTTGGAATTTCGTCCCTTGTCCGACGACCGTTTCGAGCGTGACGACCCCACCGAGTGATTCGATCTTGTTTTTGACGACGTCTAGACCGACGCCGCGACCAGACAAATCGGTGACGACCTCTGCCGTCGAGAATCCAGGTGCGAAGATGAGCATGGCCACTTCGTTGTCCGTCATCGTCGTCGCCTCTTCAGGCGTGATGACACCACGCTCGAGCGCTTTCGAACGAACCTTGTCGACGTTGATTCCTGCCCCGTCATCCTCGATCTCGATGAAGACGCGGTTGCCACCATGATAAGCGCGAAGCGCGAGTCGACCTTGCTCCGGCTTTCCGGCTGCGACGCGTACTTCCGGCAACTCGATGCCGTGGTCGATGGCGTTTCGAATCAAGTGGACGAGCGGGTCGCCAATCTCATCGATGACCGTCCGATCAAGCTCGGTCTCGGCACCGGTGATGTCGAGTTGGACTTTTTTATGAATATCTTTCGCGACCGAACGCACCATGCGCGGGAAGCGGTTGAACACTTGCTCGATTGGCATCATGCGGAGTGTCAGGACGAGCGATTGAAGTTCATTCGTGCCACGCTTGATTTTCTCGACCGTCTCGTTCAGTTCTGGCTGACCGACTTCATCGGCGAGCCGTTCGAGACGACCGCGATCGATGATGAACTCTTCAAACAAGTTCATCAGACGATCGATTCGCTCTAAGTTGACTCGAATCGTCTTCGCTTGCGCGACGGCCTGTTCTTTCGGTTCCTCCGTCTCCACCGCTTTCGGTTTCACTTCAGCCACGGCGGCACTGACGGCAACTTCCGGCGCACCGGTTGCCGCACTCATGTATGGTGTCACGTGGACGTGCTCGACTTCCGACACTTGGGACACGGCATGTTCAATCACGTCCGCCGCCTCTTGTGTCACGAACAAGACGTCAAATGAGAGGTCGAACTGTTCTTGCTCGATCGCTTCGGTCTCAGGAACCGTACGGACGACTTCGCCGAGCTCCTGGAGGCGGTCGAACACCATGTAGGCGCGCGCCGCTTTCAAGACGACGGCATCCGATAGCTTCACGTGAAGTTGAAACGCCTCAAAGCCCGTCTCTTTTGCTTGTGTGATGACCGAATCGGTATAAAGGTCGGCTGTGAAGACCGTCGCCTCGACCGTCTCGACTGTTTGCGGAGTGCTACCGATGAATGACTGGAACGCAGACACTGTCGCCGCGACTTCAACGTTTGCACCTCTTCCCCCCGTCTCGATATCCGCGATCATCTCTTCGATTTGTTCCATCGCCGAGAACATCGTGTCGAGCAACAGTTGGTTGCTCTCTTTCTTTCCGGCTCGAACCAAGTCGAGCGCGCTCTCCATCTCATGCGTCAAGTTGGCCACGCTCTCGTAGCCCATCGTCGCCGACATCCCTTTGAGCGTATGTGCGGAGCGGAAAATCTCTTGAATCGCTTCCTGGCTTCCCGTCTGTTCTAGTTTCAACAGCTGGGTGTTCACCGATTGGATATGTTCTTGCGACTCGTCTAAAAACAATCCTAAGTATTCGTTCACGTCCATCTATAATGCCTCCCTGTCGTTAGACTCGGTTCCACTGACGTTTCAAGTTCCCCATCAAGCGTTCCATGAAATGACGCGGTTTCGGCGGCGTCCCGGTCAATGTCGTTAAAATCCGTTCAAGCCGCCAACTGATATCACTTTTTCGGTCCAGATGGTAAAACGGGACTTGGGCGATGACCGCTCGTCTGACCGTGGCGTCATCTGGTAAATACCCGAGGAATCGAATCGATTTCTTTAAAAACTGCTCACATGCAACTTCCATTCGTTCAAAACATTGCAGCGCTTCCTCACCCGATTGGGCTCGATTGACGATCACACCGAGCGGCAAGTCCGGACTTTGACGATGGACGAGCTTCGTGTAGGCGTATCCATCCATGAGCGAGGTCGGTTCGGGCGTCAAGATGAGAAACATCTCATCGCACCCCTCGATAAACTGGAGTGACGTGTCTGTCGCCCCGGCCCCCATGTCGAATAAGACATAATCGTATTCGGTCAGCACTTCGAGTTCACGCATAAAAAATTGCATATCTGCATGTGAGAATTGGACTAGTTCGTCGAGCCCACTTCCCCCATGTAATATATCGACACCTTGCACGTTTTTCTGAACCGAGGCAGCGAGCGGAATTCGCGCTTTCACCGAATCCATCATCGTCCGTGACCTCGATGCGTTCAATAAGATGTGCACGTTCGCCATCCCGATGTCGAGGTCGACGATCAAGACGCGTTTCCCGAGCTCGACGAGACCGATTGCTGTATTGACGCAGACATTCGTTTTGCCGACCCCGCCTTTCCCACTCGCAAAAGCGATTGTCGTCGGTGCGGTCTCCGTTTTCGCTCTCAGACGTCTTGCTTGGTCCATTGGGTCCACCCTTCTTTCTCAAGCAAACGATCCGTCAGTCGGTCCGGCTCCCCGGCGACGAGGTCATCCGGCACTTCTTGCCCGTCCGTCAACCAAGCGACCGGTAGTCCGCTTTCTCGGACCATTCGATACATCGCATGGATGTCGCTCGTCTCATCGGCTTTCGTGAAGATTAGCGACCGAAGCGGCAACGGTTCAAATTGGCGATAAATCATTTCCATATCCCGCATCTTCGACGTCAAGCTGAGGACGAGTGACAAGCTCGTCTCCGAGAAATCATGATAGCGCTCGAACTGCTCGACGTACGCCTCGTCGCGGAAGTTGCGACCAGCCGTATCAATCAGGATGATATCTTTCCGTGCGAACAGTTGCTTCGCCCGTTTGAAGTCATCGAAATCGTAGGCGACCTCGACCGGGATGTCTAAAATCTCGGCGTACGTTTTCAATTGTTCGATCGCCGCGATTCGATACGTGTCTGTCGTGATGAGGCCGACCGACAGACCGTGCTCGAGCTTGTAATGGGCGGCGAGTTTCGCGAGCGTCGTCGTCTTACCGACCCCGGTCGGACCGACGAGCATCATGTACCGCTTCGGTTCGGGCACAGGCAAGAAGGAACTCCGGATTTGGTCACGCACGTAGCGTTCGACGACTTCCACCGATTTTGTCGTGTAATACAGCTCATTGATCGCTTCGTCCCATGTCTCACTGTGAAACGATTCAGAGGCGAGCAGTGATTCGACGTGCGTCAGTGCCGCCGGCAAGCGTCTCGTTGCCGAGAGTTCAGGCGCAGGAATCGAGACGTTCTTCGGTTGCACTTGACGCTCTGACATCTTCACAGGTTTCGGTGTGGCGGCCGGTTTCACAGCTGCACGCGGTTTGACGGCGAGCGGCGCTTTCTCGAGCGCGGCGATGACCTCGACGTGTTGCGAGGCAAACAGGCCGAGCCAGCCTTTCTTCACTTGGCGGGAGTTCAAGATGACGGCATCGTCGCCAAACTCTTGTTTGACTTTCGTCATCGCTTCCGCCATCGTCTTGCCAGTATATTTTTTGATTTGCATTTAAATCACCCCAATACTTTTCACTTCAATCGAGCTGAGCAGTTCGTTGTAGGCGAGGACCGGCACGTCCGGATAATACCGTTCGAGCAATTGTCTCACGAACAGACGAATCGTCGGCGAGCAGAGGATGACGGCCGAGGCTCCGTAGCGTTCGAACATCGACAGTTGCTCGCCCGAACGTTCGATAATCTCGCGCGCCTGTTCCGGGTCGAGCGCCAAATAGTTGCCGAACTCGGTTTTTTGAACGGCGTCTTGAATGAGCTGTTCGGTTTGGCCACCGAGCGTGACGACGTAGAGCGGTCCGTCCGGCGGGCTGACTTGGTCTGTCAATTGACGAGACAAGCCTTGGCGGCAATATTCGCCGAGGATGTCGGCATCTTTCGTCACTTTGCCGTAGTCGGCCATCGTCTCGAACAAGAGCGGTAAATTGCGAATCGAGACGTGTTCTTTCAATAGATGACGTAGCACTTTTTGAATGTCCCCGATTGAGAGGACCGATGGTGTCACGTCTTCGACGAGTACCGGGTGCGTCTCTTTCAAGTGTTCGACCAACTGCTTCGTCTCTTCGCGACCAAGAAGGTCGGCCGCGTGCTTCTTGAGCGTCTCGGTCAAATGCGTCGCGACGACCGACGGCGGATCGACGACCGTGTATCCGCTCATTTCGGCGCGGGTACGCGTCTCTTCATCGATCCAGAGGGCCGGGAGGCCGAACGCCGGTTCCGTCGTTTCAATGCCATACACTTCCGGGTCTTCAATGCCAGGGCTCATCGCCAAATAATGATCGAGCAAGAGCTCTCCTTCGGCGACGACGTTCCCTTTCACTTTGATTCGGTATGCGTTCGGCGA
This genomic interval carries:
- a CDS encoding chemotaxis protein CheA, which gives rise to MDVNEYLGLFLDESQEHIQSVNTQLLKLEQTGSQEAIQEIFRSAHTLKGMSATMGYESVANLTHEMESALDLVRAGKKESNQLLLDTMFSAMEQIEEMIADIETGGRGANVEVAATVSAFQSFIGSTPQTVETVEATVFTADLYTDSVITQAKETGFEAFQLHVKLSDAVVLKAARAYMVFDRLQELGEVVRTVPETEAIEQEQFDLSFDVLFVTQEAADVIEHAVSQVSEVEHVHVTPYMSAATGAPEVAVSAAVAEVKPKAVETEEPKEQAVAQAKTIRVNLERIDRLMNLFEEFIIDRGRLERLADEVGQPELNETVEKIKRGTNELQSLVLTLRMMPIEQVFNRFPRMVRSVAKDIHKKVQLDITGAETELDRTVIDEIGDPLVHLIRNAIDHGIELPEVRVAAGKPEQGRLALRAYHGGNRVFIEIEDDGAGINVDKVRSKALERGVITPEEATTMTDNEVAMLIFAPGFSTAEVVTDLSGRGVGLDVVKNKIESLGGVVTLETVVGQGTKFQVSLPLTLSIISAMLVQVGEETYAVPLSSILETTLLDEADILTAHRERVFDFRGQLVPLVYLKEMFAIETETKTQFPVVVVRKGNKLVGVVVNDLIGQQEIVMKPLGTYLEGIPAISGATILGDGRVALIVDSNDLF
- a CDS encoding flagellar biosynthesis protein FlhF, which encodes MQIKKYTGKTMAEAMTKVKQEFGDDAVILNSRQVKKGWLGLFASQHVEVIAALEKAPLAVKPRAAVKPAATPKPVKMSERQVQPKNVSIPAPELSATRRLPAALTHVESLLASESFHSETWDEAINELYYTTKSVEVVERYVRDQIRSSFLPVPEPKRYMMLVGPTGVGKTTTLAKLAAHYKLEHGLSVGLITTDTYRIAAIEQLKTYAEILDIPVEVAYDFDDFKRAKQLFARKDIILIDTAGRNFRDEAYVEQFERYHDFSETSLSLVLSLTSKMRDMEMIYRQFEPLPLRSLIFTKADETSDIHAMYRMVRESGLPVAWLTDGQEVPDDLVAGEPDRLTDRLLEKEGWTQWTKQDV
- a CDS encoding MinD/ParA family protein — encoded protein: MDQARRLRAKTETAPTTIAFASGKGGVGKTNVCVNTAIGLVELGKRVLIVDLDIGMANVHILLNASRSRTMMDSVKARIPLAASVQKNVQGVDILHGGSGLDELVQFSHADMQFFMRELEVLTEYDYVLFDMGAGATDTSLQFIEGCDEMFLILTPEPTSLMDGYAYTKLVHRQSPDLPLGVIVNRAQSGEEALQCFERMEVACEQFLKKSIRFLGYLPDDATVRRAVIAQVPFYHLDRKSDISWRLERILTTLTGTPPKPRHFMERLMGNLKRQWNRV
- a CDS encoding chemotaxis protein CheW → MEQKWVVFSLGSNTYGIDVQSVRSIERVQPVTRVPNAPAHVKGVINLRGVVTPVIDLRLRLGYDAVEPTEETRILIASLNQGDAGFIVDRANEVVESEDVRIEPIPESSRDMLSAHLTAIAKGEDKLFSLLDANALFEEQHAE